The Cycloclasticus sp. genomic sequence GAGTCAGTTCGTGTCAAACCGGCGTTGCAAACGCTAGAACGAGCTGAGGCGCTATATACAAGTTTAAATAATAGTCGTGCTAATCCGTTAAAGTCGGGTTTAGGTGTTCAAGTAACGTTATTGGGCTCGTTGATTATTATTGTCAGTTTGCTTTCGCTTACGGCTTATTTAACAGGTGCCTCAATGTTGCTCTTTTCGAGCGTCGCCGTTATATCTTGTGTTCTTGGTTATGCGGCTATTGCAGTTGCATTGAAGCCATTAAGTGTTGCGGCAAGGACAAGTAAGGCGATAGCGGATAATCATTTAATTCAATATTTATATACGGGCCGGACAGACAGTATTGGCCAGTTGCAATTTTCAAGTCTAATGCTTGAGGCGCGCTTGCGTACCATTGTCGGTCGGATAGAAGAGTCTTTTGCTAGTATAAGTAATGGGGTTTCTGGTTTAGCGGAGTCTTCGGAAAAAACCTACTCTGGTGTTCTGGTTCAACAACAACAAACGGAGTCTGTGTTAAATGCCATGAGCGAAATGAACCTTGCGGTTCAAGAGGTGGCGAATAATGCATCTAATACGTCAAATGCGACGACAGAGGTGTCGAGTAAAGTTAATGAGGCACAAGTGGTGTTATCTGGAACGATTGCAGCGATTGCTCAATTAGCCGATTCAATGGATGTATCAAGTGGCGTTATTCAACAGCTAGAGAGCGATAGTGATGAAATTAACGGTGTATTAGGTGTTATTCAAAGCATTGCTGAGCAGACAAATTTACTTGCCTTGAATGCGGCTATTGAAGCGGCAAGAGCTGGAGAGCATGGTCGGGGCTTTGCGGTGGTCGCAGATGAAGTTCGCTCGTTGTCCCTTCGAACGCAAGAATCAACGGTGGAAATTCAGCGAATTGTGGAGTTATTGCAGCAGCGCTCGCGCGATGCTGGGGTAGCGATGAAAAATGGTTTGAAACAAACGGCGCTGACAGTCGATAGCGCTCAAGAAACGCACCGGCATTTAGACGAGGTTGTTGTGGAAGTTGTAGCCATTGAAAGGATGAATTTCAGTGTTGCAGCCGCGGTTGAAGAGCAAAGCCAAGTGACCGCCTCGGTGATGAATAGCGTAGAACAAATAAGTGAATTAGCTCGAGAAAGCTCGGACCAGTCGGCCAGCGCAAAGGAGCTATGCGAGGATTTATCCAAAACGGCCAATGAAGTCCATGGTATGACGTTACGGTTTAAACAAGTAAAATAGGAGTGAAAAAACGGGTTATGCTATTCGCCCGTACTCTTTAACCTAGATGTAATATTTTATGATTTCAATGATTGTGGCGATGGCCGATAACGGCGCCATCGGCAAAGATAACGAGTTGCTTTGGCATTTGCCTAAAGACTTCCAGCACTTTAAAGCAGTAACGATGGGCAAGCCTATTCTCATGGGGCGTAAAACCTATGAATCTATTGGTAGACCGTTGCCGGGCCGAAAGAATATTGTTATTACGCGTGATGAGCGTTTTGATGCGGAAGGGGTGACGGTCGTTCACTCGATCAGCTCGGCGCTAGAAGAGGCTAAAGAATTTGACGATGTGATGGTGATTGGTGGCGCTAGTTTTTATGAACAGATGCTACCTAGGGTGGATACGCTATATGTAACGGTGGTGCGGCAACACTTTGATGCCGACGCCTTTTTTCCGGAGATTAATGCGGCGGAATGGCAAATAGTAGAGCAAGTGAATCATGAGCCAGATGAGAAGCACGCCTACCCATTTTCATTTATTACTTATCAACGGATTTAATAAGGTTCTAGAGAACAATCGCAATCGAGAGAAATAATTTGTTCTGAGCGGTCTAGTTTGATCGCGCTCAACTGGCCGCCCCACAGGCAACCACTATCTAAGCAAAAGGTATTGTTTTTCTTATTTAAACCCAGCGTTGACCAGTGGCCAAAGATTATCTTGTCATTCACTGTTTTCCGACCGCTGACCTCAAACCAAGGTGTTAATTTATCTAATTGCGCACTGGGAGATTTTTTTTCGTTGAGTTCCAGTTCGCCATGTTGATTGTAGAAGCGTAACCGTGTGAAGCAATTAATGATAAAACGGAGGCGATCGTTGCCTGATAAATTATCATGCCATTGAGCCGGTTCATTGCCATACATGTCGGCTAAGAAAGCATCAAATTGATTGCCTTTAAAAACAGCCTCTAACTCTTTTGCGTATTGTTTAGCGTCGTTGAGCGTCCACTGGGGAGGCAGCCCTGCGTGAACCATCGTGTAACCCAGTGTTTTATCTTCGTGCAAGAAGGCTTGGGAACGAACCCAGTCGATGAGTGTGTCAGCGTCATCGGCTTCTAGAATGTCTAGAAAAGTATCGCTACGGTGCGGTTTTTTGTGACCACGAGCCGACGCTAGAAAATGGCATTCATGGTTGCCGAGGATGCTACGTGCGCTGTCGCCCAGCGAGATGATGAAACGTAAGGTCTCTAACGATTTAGGGCCGCGATTGATTAGGTCGCCTGCAAACCATAATTGGTCCTCGTTAGGGTCGAAATTAATTTTATCTAAGAGTCGACGGAGAGGATCATAACAACCCTGTACATCCCCTATGGCGTAGGTTGTCATCTGGTTCTACTTTAATGCAGCGTTCTGGGGATGGATAAAGAGAACGGTGGAATCGTTGCGCTAAATTTTTCGCCGTCCGAGTCGAGTAAGTCATAACTGCCTTGCATGGCACCGACCGAGGTTTCAATCACAGCACCACTGGTGTATTGAAAAGACTCACCCGGCTGTAGATGTGGTTTCTCGCCGACGACGCCTTCACCATGCACTTCTTGTACTTTTCCGTTGGCATCGGTGATGATCCAATGACGGCTCAGCAGCTGAGCTTCAATGTTGCCTGTGTTCTTTATGGTAATGGAATAAGCAAAGACGTATCGCGCCGCTTCTGGTTCTGACGAAGAAGCGATGTAAGCGGTGTCTACATCGATTTGGATGTCTTGAAGTTTTTGTTCACTCATAAGTTTATTTCAGGGTAATTTTTCTTTCTGGTCAGTAGAAAGCTAAGCCGTAGCGATAAGTACGTCTTTAACTTTAATTATAAACGGCATCTGAAGTAAGATGGTCTCAAGCGATATTATCAAGGAAAAGGTGATTTGAGAGTACATATTTTAGGTGTTTGTGGCACCTTTATGGGTGGGCTTGCTGTAATGGCGAAGCGGATGGGCCATACAGTCACTGGATCTGATGCGGGTGTTTATCCACCGATGAGTACACAGCTTGAAGCAGAAGGCATTGAGTTAATGCAAGGTTACAGCGCAGATAATCTTGCGATAAAACCGGACATCGTTGTGATTGGTAATGCATTATCACGGGGTAATGTAGAAGTCGAGGCGGTGTTGAATTTAGACCTGCCGTATACGTCGGGTGCGCAATGGTTGGCTGAGCACGTGCTGCAAGGTCGTTGGGTGTTGGCCGTGGCGGGCACTCATGGGAAAACCACGACGAGCTCAATGTTGGCCTGGATCTTGGAGTATGCGGGCTTACACCCAGGTTTTCTAATCGGCGGGGTACCCTTAAATTTTGGTATTTCGGCTCGATTGGGTGAATCTGATTATTTTGTTATTGAGGCGGACGAGTACGATACGGCCTTTTTTGATAAGCGTTCAAAATTCGTCCATTACCGTCCAAAAACCTGCGTTTTAAATAATCTTGAGTTTGATCATGCTGATATTTTTGAGGACCTTGATGCGATAAAACGCCAATTTCACCATTTAGTTAGAACAGTGCCGAGTAATGGCTTATTGCTGTCACCTGCCAATGATAGCAATTTAGATGAAGTAGTCGACTTGGGTTGTTGGACAGCGGTTGAACAATTTTCTGCAGAGGCCTCCGCTGACGCGTTGTGGCTTGCCGATAATATAAGCGCAGGTGAAAGTGAGTTTGATGTGTACTATCAGCGAGACAAAGTGGGGCGAGTGGCTTGGTCATTAAGTGGCCGACATAATGTCTCAAATGCTTTGGCTGCACTGGCTTCGGCTAATCATGTTGGGGTGAAACCTGCGATAGCGATAGAGGCCTTAGCAGCCTTTCAAAACGTTAAGCGTCGTATGGAAATTCGAGCGGTTATCAATAACATTACTTTATATGACGACTTTGCTCACCATCCAACGGCCATTGCGAGTACCTTGGCCGGCTTGCGGGGCAAGGTGGGTGAGCGGCGAATTATTGCTGTATTAGAACCGCGATCAAACACCATGAAGATGGGCGTGCATAAAGAGACGCTATTGCCCTCGTTGGTGGATGCGGATCAGGCGTTTATTTACCTGCCGGATGAAATAAGCTGGCGGATGGATGTAGAGGCCCATGCAAATACTCGAGTATTTAAAAGCATGGATACGTTGATTAATGCGATCATATTAGAAGTGAAAGAAAATGATCAGGTGCTATTTATGAGTAATGGTGGTTTTGGTGGTATTCATCAGACGGTTGAAGAGTTGCTGAGTCAGTAAGCTTAACGATGCGTATCCCAACAGAAAATGTCCCTATCTTTCCCTTGTCTACAGTGCTTTTTCCTGAGGGGGTGTTGTCGTTAAGAATATTCGAAACACGTTATTTAGATATGGTGAGCAGTTGTTTAAAGCAAGACGTGCCTTTTGGTGTTTGCATGATTGCCAATGGCCATGAAGTGGGTGGCGCTGCAAGGTGTTATCAAATAGGCACTCTGGCAAAGATTGTTAATTGGGAGCAATCTAAAGGTGATGTGTTACAGATTGAGGTGCTGGGTTGTCAGCGGTTCAAAATATTAGACAGTAAGGTTTCTAGCCAAGACTTAATAACAGCGACCATCAAAATAATGGATGAAAAGCCAGTGGTGCCTGTGCCGAATGAGTTGTTCAAATTAACGGGCATGTTGGAAACTGTGCTTAAGAAGCAAGCAATTAATATCTCGCCGGATGCGGAGCAACTCAACAATGCAAATTGGGTGGGTTGCCGTTTAACAGAGGTGCTACCAATGGAAGGAGTTATCCGCCAACGTTTATTGGAAATTGATGACCCCGTTGAAAGGTTGCATATGATTTTAGGGCTGTTTACAAATAGGTGATTTCAATGCCTTGCTTGCCTTGAAGATTTGGTTTTTTCTGCTATATTTTTTTTTCGAAGAAAAAGTTGCTTACTAAATAATAATTTTAAAATGCATGTGAAAAGAAAGAGCTGTGCTGAGATAAGGTATGTCATAGCCTTAATACTTGTTTTGTGTGCTGCTTGTGGCCAAGCTGCCAGCAGTAATAATATTTTGCTGACGGTAGGTGAGGTTAAAGAAATCATGAGCCGACAAGAGGTTACGCTGGTTGATGCCCGCCCTTTTATAGCGTTTAAACGGGGGCATATTCAAGGTGCAGTTTCGATGCCGACAGATGAAACATTCACCAAAAAGGGGCGTTCGGATTTAGTAGCCTCTCTTCCTGAAATGCGTGACCTTATGAATCATGCAGGGGTGACGCAACAATCCCAAATTATTGTTTATGGCGGCAGAAACTTCTTGGATATTTCAAGGCTGTTCTGGGTGCTGGAGACGTTTGGTGTTAAAAAGGTTGCCATCATGAATAGTTCTTTTTCAGAGTGGAAAAAACTAGGCTACCCAACCGAAAAAGGTGAGCTGGCTACCAAGAAAACAGATGTTTACCCAACCTTAAAAGAAGAAAAACTTGCAACGATGTTAATGGTGTTTGCAGCAATCACCAAGGAAAGTGAAGGGTTAGTTGATGCGAGAAGTGAGCAAGAGTACAGCGGGCAGCAGTCTCAAACGGCAGTGTTTGGACATATCCCTTCAGCGATTAATATTCCGTGGGCTAGCAACCTAACAAAAAACTATTCCAGCTTTAGGCCTATTGACGAGCTGAAAGAGCTTTATAAAGGCGTCATTACGAATCAAATGAATACAGTTTATTGCAACCAAGGTAAAGAGTCGGCGGTTAATTACGTTGCGTTGCGTGTGTTGGGTGCAAACGTACGTGCTTATGATGGCTCTTGGTTTGAGTGGAGTCAGCAATCGGGTTTACCGATAGCTCCTGCTGAATAATTAAGTGAAGCTAGGCTGCTGAATATTATGAAATTTTCCTACTTATCTGTTAGACACCAATTTATTGTATTGATGATGGTGCTGGCGTCTGCGCTGATCATTCTGTATTCGGCTTTTACTTATCAGAATGAAAAGCTAGAGTATACGGAGGACTCCTCTAATGAATTAAAGACAATTAGCCGCGTGTTAGAAAGTGATTATGCGGCATTGATTTTAATGGGGTTACCGAGCTCGAGTGTAGAGCTGATGCGTAAATGGAAGCTATTTGCAATGATTGAGCACGCAGATCTGGTCAATGCTTTAGGTGAACCCATTCTGCATTATTCAAAGACCGAGGGGACGCATTTTGATATTCACGTAGAAGAAGCGAATCAAATTAAAGTGGTAGACGATTTGTTTTTATATAAACATATCGTTATGTTTCAGGGCGAAGCGGTTGGTGTCGTTAGTTATGCTATTTCGAATAAAAATTATGAGGTCTTACTCGACGAATTAACTAGGATGATCCTGATATCTATTCCAGTCGCATTTGCTTTTGCAATACTGCTGTCAATTTGGTTGCAAGGTATTTTTGTTTTGCCATTGCAACGTTTAATGACAACCATTAAAGGAATTACGGAAGATCAGGGATATTCAAAGAAGGTGGTGGTAGATAAGGCGGATAAAAGTGATTTTGCAGTGCTAGGTAGGCATTTCAACGCCTTGTTACAGCAGATGCACAAAACATTAGAAGACGTTGAGAAATCAAAGGATCATGCTCAAAAGTTGGCTTATTACGATGAGCTGACAGGGTTGCCAAATAGGCGGTTGTTCACAGAACACATGGAGCATATGCTTGATATTGCTAAAAGAGAAGCTCAGTACGGCGCGTTATTGTTCATTGATTTGGATAATTTTAAAACGCTTAATGACTCGCGTGGGCATGCAGCTGGAGATGAGCTGTTAAAGCAAGTAGCCGATAGTTTGAAGCAGGTGTTTCGCGCAGCCGATACGATAGCTCGCTTGGGTGGTGATGAGTTTGTGATTTTATCAGGGCACCTTGAGGATTCGGAGGAGTCTGTGATCAATCAGGTGCATTCTTTGATGTTGAAACTGCGGCATGTTCTGAGTGAGAAATTCATTGTACAAGGAGAGTCGTATCATTTGACGGCGAGCGTGGGCATTACGACGTTTCCGAGTATGGCACATAATTCAGCAGAGTTAATGAAACAGGCTGATACGGCTATGTATTGTGCAAAAGAGGCCGGACGAGATGGTTATCGTTTTTATCAGCAAGAAATGCAGGTCGTAGCGGATGCCAGGTTGCAAATGGAAACAGATTTGCGGTTTGCTTTAAGTGAAGGTGAGCTTGAGTTGTTTTACCAACCACAAGTGGATGAGTTTGGCAGGATACTTGGTGCAGAAGCGTTATTACGCTGGTTCAAGAAGGGCGGCGGCATGGTTTCTCCCGCCGAGTTTATACCTGTTGCGGAGTCAACTGGCTTGATCTTGCCGATTGGTGAGTGGGTCATCAAAGAAAGCTTTATGCAGTTAAAAAACTGGGGGGAAGCAGGCGTTGACTCAGGTTTTAGGTTGTCAATTAATATAAGTCCGTTTCAATTTCATCAAGATAATTTTGTTGGAAATATCAAAGAGTTGCTTACAGAGACGGGGGTGTTGGCAAGTAACGTGACGTTAGAGGTTACGGAAGGTATTACGATTGCGGATATACAATCAACGATTGATAAAATGAAAGTGTTAACTGCCTTGGGTTTCAAAATTTCAATGGATGATTTTGGTACGGGGTATTCATCATTAACTTATTTGAAAAAATTGCCACTTAGTGAGCTGAAAGTTGACCAGTCATTTGTCCGTGACTTGCACGTGGATCAGTCAGATGCGGAAATTGCTGCGACGATAATTGCGATGGCAAAGAATTTAAATTTAGAGGTGGTGGCAGAAGGGGTTGAGAAAGAGAGTCAACTGGTGTTTTTAAGCCGTCATGGTTGTTTGGTGTTCCAAGGATACTATTTTCATAAGCCGATGCGCGCAGCTAATTTGACTGAATTATTGTTTGGACACTTAGTTATTTTGTGAGGACTTTTCACGACTCTTCTTTAGTAGCTTAACTAGCAGAATAATAGCGACAAGAATAGCAAGCCCAATTGGCCATTGTTCTAACAGAGAGACGGGTACGATTGAGATGGCGCTGCCAAATAATATACCAGGGAATAAATAGGCGGGCGCCCATAACATTGAGGCGATTAAATTAATGGGGATGTACTGTTTGAGCGGCATGTCCAAAATGCCGGCAACCAACGGGATTACTGCTCGAATGGGACCTATAAAGCGTCCGATTAAAATACTGAAAATACCGTATTTTTCAAAAAAAAGATGCCCCTTAGTGAGTACTTCGGGATGCTTTTTAAACCACCCAACAGTATATATTTTTTCTTTGTAATGCCGACCTAAGAAAAAGCTCAAGCCATCACCAAGCGAGGCTCCTGCGGCAGCCCATATGATGCTGCTAGACATATCGAGCGTACCATTGCTGATCAGCGTGCCGATGGCGAACATGATGGCAACGCCGGGAACAACAACGCCAATAATAGCGAGCGACTCGATCATTGCGACCAAGAAAATAATCGCGCCGGACCAAAGCGGGTAGTCAACGACCCATTGGGTAATTAAGTTGAGGAAGTCAGCAAACATTAACGTTGGTGTTATTTATTTTGATTGCGCATAAAATCTGCGGTA encodes the following:
- a CDS encoding PAS domain-containing methyl-accepting chemotaxis protein, coding for MKQNLPVTSKEVILTDADEIISTTDLKGRITSVNDTFVRVSGFSREELIGKSHNMVRHPDMPPAAFQNLWGDLKADKHWMGVVKNRCKNGGFYWVDAFVTPIVENGVTVGYESVRVKPALQTLERAEALYTSLNNSRANPLKSGLGVQVTLLGSLIIIVSLLSLTAYLTGASMLLFSSVAVISCVLGYAAIAVALKPLSVAARTSKAIADNHLIQYLYTGRTDSIGQLQFSSLMLEARLRTIVGRIEESFASISNGVSGLAESSEKTYSGVLVQQQQTESVLNAMSEMNLAVQEVANNASNTSNATTEVSSKVNEAQVVLSGTIAAIAQLADSMDVSSGVIQQLESDSDEINGVLGVIQSIAEQTNLLALNAAIEAARAGEHGRGFAVVADEVRSLSLRTQESTVEIQRIVELLQQRSRDAGVAMKNGLKQTALTVDSAQETHRHLDEVVVEVVAIERMNFSVAAAVEEQSQVTASVMNSVEQISELARESSDQSASAKELCEDLSKTANEVHGMTLRFKQVK
- a CDS encoding dihydrofolate reductase gives rise to the protein MISMIVAMADNGAIGKDNELLWHLPKDFQHFKAVTMGKPILMGRKTYESIGRPLPGRKNIVITRDERFDAEGVTVVHSISSALEEAKEFDDVMVIGGASFYEQMLPRVDTLYVTVVRQHFDADAFFPEINAAEWQIVEQVNHEPDEKHAYPFSFITYQRI
- a CDS encoding symmetrical bis(5'-nucleosyl)-tetraphosphatase — its product is MTTYAIGDVQGCYDPLRRLLDKINFDPNEDQLWFAGDLINRGPKSLETLRFIISLGDSARSILGNHECHFLASARGHKKPHRSDTFLDILEADDADTLIDWVRSQAFLHEDKTLGYTMVHAGLPPQWTLNDAKQYAKELEAVFKGNQFDAFLADMYGNEPAQWHDNLSGNDRLRFIINCFTRLRFYNQHGELELNEKKSPSAQLDKLTPWFEVSGRKTVNDKIIFGHWSTLGLNKKNNTFCLDSGCLWGGQLSAIKLDRSEQIISLDCDCSLEPY
- the apaG gene encoding Co2+/Mg2+ efflux protein ApaG — translated: MSEQKLQDIQIDVDTAYIASSSEPEAARYVFAYSITIKNTGNIEAQLLSRHWIITDANGKVQEVHGEGVVGEKPHLQPGESFQYTSGAVIETSVGAMQGSYDLLDSDGEKFSATIPPFSLSIPRTLH
- the mpl gene encoding UDP-N-acetylmuramate:L-alanyl-gamma-D-glutamyl-meso-diaminopimelate ligase; amino-acid sequence: MRVHILGVCGTFMGGLAVMAKRMGHTVTGSDAGVYPPMSTQLEAEGIELMQGYSADNLAIKPDIVVIGNALSRGNVEVEAVLNLDLPYTSGAQWLAEHVLQGRWVLAVAGTHGKTTTSSMLAWILEYAGLHPGFLIGGVPLNFGISARLGESDYFVIEADEYDTAFFDKRSKFVHYRPKTCVLNNLEFDHADIFEDLDAIKRQFHHLVRTVPSNGLLLSPANDSNLDEVVDLGCWTAVEQFSAEASADALWLADNISAGESEFDVYYQRDKVGRVAWSLSGRHNVSNALAALASANHVGVKPAIAIEALAAFQNVKRRMEIRAVINNITLYDDFAHHPTAIASTLAGLRGKVGERRIIAVLEPRSNTMKMGVHKETLLPSLVDADQAFIYLPDEISWRMDVEAHANTRVFKSMDTLINAIILEVKENDQVLFMSNGGFGGIHQTVEELLSQ
- a CDS encoding LON peptidase substrate-binding domain-containing protein codes for the protein MRIPTENVPIFPLSTVLFPEGVLSLRIFETRYLDMVSSCLKQDVPFGVCMIANGHEVGGAARCYQIGTLAKIVNWEQSKGDVLQIEVLGCQRFKILDSKVSSQDLITATIKIMDEKPVVPVPNELFKLTGMLETVLKKQAINISPDAEQLNNANWVGCRLTEVLPMEGVIRQRLLEIDDPVERLHMILGLFTNR
- a CDS encoding rhodanese-like domain-containing protein, encoding MHVKRKSCAEIRYVIALILVLCAACGQAASSNNILLTVGEVKEIMSRQEVTLVDARPFIAFKRGHIQGAVSMPTDETFTKKGRSDLVASLPEMRDLMNHAGVTQQSQIIVYGGRNFLDISRLFWVLETFGVKKVAIMNSSFSEWKKLGYPTEKGELATKKTDVYPTLKEEKLATMLMVFAAITKESEGLVDARSEQEYSGQQSQTAVFGHIPSAINIPWASNLTKNYSSFRPIDELKELYKGVITNQMNTVYCNQGKESAVNYVALRVLGANVRAYDGSWFEWSQQSGLPIAPAE
- a CDS encoding EAL domain-containing protein; the encoded protein is MKFSYLSVRHQFIVLMMVLASALIILYSAFTYQNEKLEYTEDSSNELKTISRVLESDYAALILMGLPSSSVELMRKWKLFAMIEHADLVNALGEPILHYSKTEGTHFDIHVEEANQIKVVDDLFLYKHIVMFQGEAVGVVSYAISNKNYEVLLDELTRMILISIPVAFAFAILLSIWLQGIFVLPLQRLMTTIKGITEDQGYSKKVVVDKADKSDFAVLGRHFNALLQQMHKTLEDVEKSKDHAQKLAYYDELTGLPNRRLFTEHMEHMLDIAKREAQYGALLFIDLDNFKTLNDSRGHAAGDELLKQVADSLKQVFRAADTIARLGGDEFVILSGHLEDSEESVINQVHSLMLKLRHVLSEKFIVQGESYHLTASVGITTFPSMAHNSAELMKQADTAMYCAKEAGRDGYRFYQQEMQVVADARLQMETDLRFALSEGELELFYQPQVDEFGRILGAEALLRWFKKGGGMVSPAEFIPVAESTGLILPIGEWVIKESFMQLKNWGEAGVDSGFRLSINISPFQFHQDNFVGNIKELLTETGVLASNVTLEVTEGITIADIQSTIDKMKVLTALGFKISMDDFGTGYSSLTYLKKLPLSELKVDQSFVRDLHVDQSDAEIAATIIAMAKNLNLEVVAEGVEKESQLVFLSRHGCLVFQGYYFHKPMRAANLTELLFGHLVIL
- a CDS encoding DedA family protein, with the protein product MFADFLNLITQWVVDYPLWSGAIIFLVAMIESLAIIGVVVPGVAIMFAIGTLISNGTLDMSSSIIWAAAGASLGDGLSFFLGRHYKEKIYTVGWFKKHPEVLTKGHLFFEKYGIFSILIGRFIGPIRAVIPLVAGILDMPLKQYIPINLIASMLWAPAYLFPGILFGSAISIVPVSLLEQWPIGLAILVAIILLVKLLKKSREKSSQNN